Sequence from the Streptomyces mobaraensis NBRC 13819 = DSM 40847 genome:
GTGTCCGCGGCGCGCGCGGCCTCGGCCGCCTGCCGCACGGCCTCGTCGTACGGTCCCGCCACCCGCACGACCTCGGCGCCCTCGCCTTCGATGGCGGCGACGGCGGCGGGGTGGACGCCCGACGGGACGAAGACACGGGTCCGCAGCCCGTTGTCGCGCCCCGCCCGGGCCAGGGCCCGGCCGTGGTTGCCGTCGGTGGCGGTCACCAGGGTGATCCCTGCCCGCCCCTCGGCCCCCTCCCGTCCCTCGGCCCCCTCCCGTCCCTCCGCCGCACGCTCGGCCAGGATGCGGTGCACCGCCCAGAACGCGCCCAGCGCCTTGAAGGCGGGCAGTCCCAGCCGGGACGACTCGTCCTTGACGAAGATCCGCCCGACGCCCAGTTCGGCGGCGAGCCGCGGCAGTTCGGTCAGGGGCGTCGGCGCGTAACCGGGCAGCGCGGCGTGGAACCGCCGCACCTCGGCGGGGCCGGACGCGCAGGTCCAGGAGCGGGCGGCCGGACGGGCGAACCAAGAGGGGGCGAGGAGGGCGGTGGAGGTCGCGTTGTCGGTCATGGCAGCAGCCTGCGGCCTGGCCCTCACTCCGGTCCAGCGCATGATTCCGACCTATATTCGTCGGCGAAACCGAATGGTCAGTGCATCCGTTCCCCGGGGGGAAGCCCGTGTTCGACCTCCACCGCCTCCGCCTCCTCCGCGAGCTCAAACATCGCGGCACTCTCGCCGCCGTCGCCGCGGCCCTCTCCTACAGCCCCTCCACGGTCTCCCAGCAGCTCTCCCAACTGGAGGCGGAGGCAGGCGTGAGGCTTCTGGAGCCGGTGGGGCGGCGGGTGCGGCTGACGCATCAGGCGGAGATCCTCGTCGCTCACACCGAGGCGGTCCTCGAACGCCTGGAACGCGCCCAGGCGGACATCGCCGAGTCGCTGAACGACGTCGCCGGCACCCTCCGCGTCGCCGCTTTCCAGACAGCCGCGCTCACGCTCGTCCCGCCCGCACTGACCCTGCTCCGCGCGGCCCACCCGCGCTTGAGGCTCCACGTCACCCAGGGCGAACCGGAAGACGCGCTCCCGGCGCTGCTGGCACGGGACTTCGACCTGGTCGTCACCGAGGAGTACCCCGGCGGCTCGATCCCCCACCCGGCCGAACTCGAACAGGACCCCCTCCTCGCCGACACCCTCCGCCTCGCCACTCCCCACCGGACGGACGACGGGCCATCGACCGCCGTCCCCTCCCTCCACCGGGCGGACGACGAGCCTCCCGCCGCACTCCGCTCCCTCGCCGGCCACCCCTGGGTGATGGAACCGGAAGGCACGGCCGCCCGCCGCTGGGCCGTGGCGCTCTGCCGGGACGCCGGCTTCGAACCCGACGTCCGCTTCGAGTCCAGCGACCTCTTCCTCCACCTCCGCCTCGTCGAGGAGGGGCACGCCGCCGCCTTCCTCCCCGACCTCGTCTGGAACGGCCGCCACCCCACCGTCCCCCTCCACCCCCTCCCGCACGGCCGCCACACCCGCCGCATCTCCACCGTCGTCCGCCGCGGCCGCGCCCGACACCCGGCGATCACCGCCTGCCGCACCGCCCTCCGCCAGGCGACCCAGAACGCGGCGAGACCGGCGGGCTGAGACGGCGCCGCGCCGCCCACCGCCGTCGTCTCACTGAACTCCGAGCCGGGCTCCGAGCCGGGCTCCGGGCGGTCTCACCGGACCCCGAGCGGCAGCGCCCCGTACGCCCCCGTCCGCACCCCCGGATCCGCCGGTTCACGTGATGTCACCGCGGGTGACAGCCGGACGAACGTGTCGGCGAAGCGTCGGGCGCAGAACCGCTCCAGGCCGCCGTGCCGGCCCACCCAGGCGCGCATCTCCTCTTCTCCGCCCGGGAGTTCGTCCAGCAGCCGGTCGAAGACGCGGGCGTGGTACGCGACCGCCGATCCGCCGAACCGGCAGACGGTCCACCGCCGGTCGGCCAGTTCCGCGACATGGGCCCGCAGCACGCTCGTCGCGTCGTGGCAGAAGACGACGTCGTCCTCGAAGACCAGCACGTGCCGCAGCCTCCGCTGCCGCGCCTGGGCGACGGCGGTCCGGTGCGCGAGGGCGTGGCCGGCCGCCGGTTCGCCGGGGACGGCGGGGGCGGGCAGGCGGCGGACGCGCCCGGCGATGCCCAGCCGCCGGAAGCGGCGGTGGGCGGCCACCCAGCGGTGCGCCTCGGCGTCGGCGCTGACGCACACCAGGGCGTCGAACTCGTCGAGCGGATGCCCGCGTTCGGCCGCGTGCTCGGCGACCCAGGCGTCGACGACGTCACCGCACGTCTCGCGGTAGTGGTCGACGACGGGCTCGACGGCCAGGCCCGCCTCCTCCCAGGCGAGGAGGTGGTCGCGGCAGCGGTCGGCGGTCTCCACGGGAACGGCCGTGCCGGGCGGCCGGACGGACCGCCGCGTCCAGCGCAGGAACGGCAGGCACAGCGCCCGCGCCCCCGCCGCCCGGAACCGCTTGTGCAGCGGCCCCACCTCCGCCCCCGCCCCCCGCAGCCGCGGGTTGAGCCCCGGCCAGACCTCCGTACGGCAGGCGAACAGCCCGAGATCCTGCATGCCGATCTCGAACGGCGGCGCCCCCGGGTCCGTCCCGCGCGGATCGCGTCCCCACGTCCCGAACGACGCGCCGTCGAACACCGGGTCCAGGTGCGTCCGCACGCCGCGCAGGTCGTCGCCGAGCAGCGGCCCGTGCAGCAGGTCGCGGGAGTACGGGTGCTCGTCCGCGTACGCGAGGAGGCCGGCGAGCGCGCCGGGCGCGAGGAGGACGTGCGCGTCCACGCACAGCACCCACTCCGTCCGGGCCTCGCGGACGACGAGGTCCCGCAGCGCGCTGCCGCGCACGTGCCCGGCGGGCACGTACCGCAGGCCGGGCACCGTTCCCTCCAGCGCCCGCAGGCCCGCGCCGGCCGGTCCGTCCGGATCGCCGTCCACGACGAGCAGGTCCACGCGGCCGGCGGCCTCGGGATGGTGGAGGCGGAGGGAGAGGAGGGTGAAGTAGGCGCCGTCGTAGTCGTCGTGGACGGCCGTGCCGACGGTCAGGCGGGTGGTGGGTGCGGCGGCGGCCATAAGGGGGTCCCCGTTCACCGGGCGGAGGCGGAGAGCCGGCCGTGGAAGGCGAACCGGCTGTCGAGCAGCTTCGCCGACGGCGAGGCGACCGGACGCACCTGGTACCAGGCGTCGGACGGGAAGAAGACGAGCGAGTCGTGATCCGGCTGCACGTCCCGGAACGACTCGGCGATGCCCGGGTGCCCCTCGCGGACCGTCGTGTCGTAGATCCGCGTCTGCCCGCCGGTGAACCCGCGGGGCCTGCGGTGCAGGTGGTAGACAAACGAGATGCGGTACGAATCGCTTGGGCCTGGGTCCGGGGCCGGGCCCGCGCTGTCGCGTACGGGCGGCTCCTCGCGCCGCGCGTCGAGCGGCAGTTCGTTGTGCATCGCGAACCCGAACGACACTCGGGGATCCACCACCGGCACCCCCAGCATCGTCATCACCATCGGCGCCAGCCGCGTCACCACGGCGGTGAGCGCCGGGAACCGGTCGGCCTGGTCCGCACACCGCCACGTCGGCGGAACCATCGCCTCCGCCCCCGCGCCCCGCCCCCTCACCTCGTCCATCAGCGCATGGCACCCCTCCTCCAGCAGCCGGTCGGCCGCCGCCGCGCCCAGGACGTCGTCGAACCGGCAGATCTGCGTCGCCAGTGTCACCGCCGTCGAGGCGGTCCCCCGGGGCGGCGCACTCGCGCGCTCCGCTTCGGCCACACCCACGCTCTCGGTCATCCCGCCACCTCCGCCTGCTCCGGGGACCCGCCCCCCGGGGTTGCGGCAGGGGTACCACGAGACGTACGGGACGAAACGGGCGCCGGCCGGCGCCATCCGGCCGGGTGAACGCGACGGGCCCAGCCGGGCAGACCGGCACACGGCTCGGCACCCTCACCACCGGAGAGTGAACATCCGCTTCGCGAGGGACCGGTACGGGAAGCATCGGAGCCATGGGCTCCCCCGCGCCGCCGCGTTTCCACATGCCGTTCCGGTCCCGCCTCAACCCCCACGTCGACCGGACCCGGGCCCGTACGAAGAAGTGGGCCCGGAAGATGGGCATGTTCGACGAGGGGTACCTGGAGTGGCCGCGGAGGTGGAGCGAGGAGACGTTCGACGAGGCCGACTTCCCGCTGTTCATCGCCTTGACCCATCCCGACGCCGACGCGGCCGAGTTGGACCTGGTGACCGCTTGGCACGTCGCCCTGTGGTTCGTCGACGACCTGTTCCTGCCGCTCTACCGGCGGGACCACGACCAGGAGTCGGCCGCGGCCCAGGTGGACCGGCTGATGCTGTTCCTGCCGCTGGACGGACTGCCCCGGCCCCTGACCCCTGACCCCTGAGCATCCCGTGGAGCGGGCCTTCGCCGACCTGTGGACCGGCACGGCCGCCACCATGACCCCGCTCTGGCGCGAACGGTTCACCGGCAGCGTGCGGCGTTTCCTCGACGGGGTGCTCTGGGAGCTCGAACACGTCGACCACGCGATCACCGACCTGATCGAGTACCTGGGTGCGTGCCGCGACTTCGGCGGCCTGCAGTTCACCGCCATCCTCATGGAGCACGCGATGGGCGAACTCTCCCCGGGCGTCCTGCGCGGCCGGGAGTTCCGCACCGCCACCGACGCGTTCGTCGACGCCGTCAGCCTGCACAACGACATCGTGTCGTACGACAGGGAGGTCGACGAGGGAACCATCGGCAACAACGGCGTCGAGGTCGCCCGCAACGCCCTCGGGCTGAACCGGCGGGACGCCGTCGCCGTCGTCGACGACCTGCTGACCGCCAGGGTCGACACCCTGGCAGCCGCCCCGACGGCCGTACCGGCGGAAGCGGTGCGGTTCGTCGGGGCGCTGCAGGAGGCGCTGGCGGGTTCGTACCGCTGGCACGAGCTGACCGGCCGCTTCGGCGGGACGGCGGCCGGATTCGCGGCGAAGCCGCGCGGTCTGGGCACCTCCGCGGCCTACGTCTTCGAGGTACGCGCCTGAGGGGGCGCAGGCCGGAATCCGAGTGGGGGCCGGAACCGGTACGGCCCCGCCGCCCGGTACTCCCGGGCCGGCCACCACAGCGCCGCGTAGTCCGGGAAGCGGCGCACCCCGCACGCGGTGCAGACGATCGCGGACCCGGACTCCGTCCAGCCGTCCGCCGGATGGCGGCAGTTGGCGGACGGCGTTCCCTCCTTCACGTCCCTCGCGTCCCTCGCGTCCCTCACGCGTGCGCCGCCCTCTGGTGGCGACCCATCTCGACGGTCAGCGCGACGGCCGTCGTACGGTCGCCCGCCCGCGACGCCGCGTAGTACGCCGCCTTGATGCGCGCGCACTCCGCGCACCGCGCGCTGTGCGTCCGCCCGGCTCCGGCGGGGTGGGCGGGCGCCGTCACCGCTTGTCCTTGTAACGCGCCCGCGCCGCCTCCGGCAG
This genomic interval carries:
- a CDS encoding LysR substrate-binding domain-containing protein, with protein sequence MFDLHRLRLLRELKHRGTLAAVAAALSYSPSTVSQQLSQLEAEAGVRLLEPVGRRVRLTHQAEILVAHTEAVLERLERAQADIAESLNDVAGTLRVAAFQTAALTLVPPALTLLRAAHPRLRLHVTQGEPEDALPALLARDFDLVVTEEYPGGSIPHPAELEQDPLLADTLRLATPHRTDDGPSTAVPSLHRADDEPPAALRSLAGHPWVMEPEGTAARRWAVALCRDAGFEPDVRFESSDLFLHLRLVEEGHAAAFLPDLVWNGRHPTVPLHPLPHGRHTRRISTVVRRGRARHPAITACRTALRQATQNAARPAG
- a CDS encoding glycosyltransferase encodes the protein MAAAAPTTRLTVGTAVHDDYDGAYFTLLSLRLHHPEAAGRVDLLVVDGDPDGPAGAGLRALEGTVPGLRYVPAGHVRGSALRDLVVREARTEWVLCVDAHVLLAPGALAGLLAYADEHPYSRDLLHGPLLGDDLRGVRTHLDPVFDGASFGTWGRDPRGTDPGAPPFEIGMQDLGLFACRTEVWPGLNPRLRGAGAEVGPLHKRFRAAGARALCLPFLRWTRRSVRPPGTAVPVETADRCRDHLLAWEEAGLAVEPVVDHYRETCGDVVDAWVAEHAAERGHPLDEFDALVCVSADAEAHRWVAAHRRFRRLGIAGRVRRLPAPAVPGEPAAGHALAHRTAVAQARQRRLRHVLVFEDDVVFCHDATSVLRAHVAELADRRWTVCRFGGSAVAYHARVFDRLLDELPGGEEEMRAWVGRHGGLERFCARRFADTFVRLSPAVTSREPADPGVRTGAYGALPLGVR
- a CDS encoding 2OG-Fe(II) oxygenase, which codes for MTESVGVAEAERASAPPRGTASTAVTLATQICRFDDVLGAAAADRLLEEGCHALMDEVRGRGAGAEAMVPPTWRCADQADRFPALTAVVTRLAPMVMTMLGVPVVDPRVSFGFAMHNELPLDARREEPPVRDSAGPAPDPGPSDSYRISFVYHLHRRPRGFTGGQTRIYDTTVREGHPGIAESFRDVQPDHDSLVFFPSDAWYQVRPVASPSAKLLDSRFAFHGRLSASAR
- a CDS encoding terpene synthase family protein, translated to MERAFADLWTGTAATMTPLWRERFTGSVRRFLDGVLWELEHVDHAITDLIEYLGACRDFGGLQFTAILMEHAMGELSPGVLRGREFRTATDAFVDAVSLHNDIVSYDREVDEGTIGNNGVEVARNALGLNRRDAVAVVDDLLTARVDTLAAAPTAVPAEAVRFVGALQEALAGSYRWHELTGRFGGTAAGFAAKPRGLGTSAAYVFEVRA
- a CDS encoding DUF6255 family natural product biosynthesis protein encodes the protein MRDARDARDVKEGTPSANCRHPADGWTESGSAIVCTACGVRRFPDYAALWWPAREYRAAGPYRFRPPLGFRPAPPQARTSKT